The following coding sequences are from one Nicotiana tomentosiformis chromosome 3, ASM39032v3, whole genome shotgun sequence window:
- the LOC138907584 gene encoding secreted RxLR effector protein 78-like — translation MKVWERVVEVRVRRLGSIFDNQFGFMPGRSTTEAIHIILRLVERYRDRKKDLHMVFIHLKKAYDKVCRKVLWICLEVKGVLVAYIKVVKDMYDGSKTRVRIVVDDSQHFSVVMGLHQGYAHSPFLFALAMDALTHHIQGEVSWCMLFVDDIVLIDET, via the coding sequence atgaaagtgtgggagagggtagTGGAAGTGAGGGTGAGGAGGTTGGGGTCGATATTTGATAACCAGTTTGGGTTCATGCCTGGTCGTTCTACCACAGAAGCTATCCATATTATTCTGAGGTTGGTTGAACGGTACAGGGATAGGAAGAAGgatttgcatatggtgtttattCACTTGAAAAAAGCATATGACAAGGTCTGTAGGAAAGTTCTTTGGATATGCCTGGAAGTGAAAGGTGTTCTGGTGGCTTATATTAAGGTggttaaggacatgtatgatggatctAAGACTCGAGTTAGGATAGTGGTGGATGACTCGCAGCATTTTtcggttgttatggggttacaccaaggatatGCGCACAGCCCATTCTTATTTGCTCTAGCGATGGATgcactgacacaccatattcaaggggaggtgtcatggtgtatgttatttgttgatgatatagttctgattgatgagacgtgA